A DNA window from Hymenobacter aquaticus contains the following coding sequences:
- a CDS encoding T9SS type A sorting domain-containing protein encodes MSKNLLFLALLGLSIPAYAQEELTMGSLATELQTSLSTLKPGRMKTTVLADLSVALSNPKRFAGNGDTINSYANWEQQYLEFYRTSLNRSTLPTLPQLRERIASRIANGQVPLLVLNYEYDKLRADAVTQKLITIDSVNAQVYDGPDLTRSPYEQGRIFATAVPIENYSGSYSLYVGPEFTFGNLPTQEVWLDSGDGIGWQLQPMGSTKTSLWNNNEATYRASSSSPSSASSAAADVTGVVEQQQVWVYANGAYATTAVHRAQAASIAPDMILGLAASRLWGQNDRARGVGWVRWGAGNTSGKFRRPLIFVEGIDFADKRAGTQCGNFAPGSTGPVSAAAFQAANCGGVSNQGQGVFRNGEAGWNELVDYNPEYKALEKMPVLRAQLEQAGYDIVYLDFTKGADLIQNNAMLLVELLDYVNNPANRTANAEEAIVMGASMGGQVARFGLAWMEQQGLCHNSKLYVSMDSPHRGANIPLGIQYLLRRLLDVSNDVQDKVDNLLKPASKQMLVYHFDDSQAMSLRNEWQTWQNSPGSFPSMLRRVAAANGSKTAATQLGMWPGMDMIHLQRLNPINTYIVGQGEAYALPGTTVGGRSNTVFRYRRPYSITWNYRTVSSAAPAYDTAPGSMYRTAGMVREAKNIFSKGPDWNTFMPTTSVLGVSAAGSIYSPNLNYNVSTIDPTKPDRSKYDFDAYYAPDGNEPHVQITNGQGSAYGNPSYTSNNSGWILDELAASRHDLASNLSTIYNFGNAYRRLLPSVQINSGGQLYINNGYLPVNGGTAATQGLPSVGNFDMYTSSCGTKVQLNTGGIFAVGVNSTYTATLSMANNSLLDLRSGGRTDVNVGSVLRIKAGATLVVRAGSTLNVYGQVIVESGAFLCVENPASIVVASGGQYIVNPGVNAYANPALGLGTLACAPVPVSCTSSSVALTTTTSNVSACAATYRFTASGTNVGSNYQWSIDGYPVTSYNGRTYVDVRLDAYDPDVDIAVTVSSLCPSVAPVSTSRYVNKFISPKCSGQAREAVVAQRISLYPNPSDSYLLITSKDPARTAVAASGEDAKPSPSYDFQTFRVELYDGRGKQISAKQTQAGELKLDTSKIPNGLYHIKVIQGDEVLQENISIQH; translated from the coding sequence ATGTCAAAAAATCTATTGTTTCTGGCCCTGTTGGGGCTGAGTATTCCGGCGTATGCCCAGGAAGAGCTGACGATGGGCAGCCTGGCTACCGAGCTGCAAACCAGCCTGAGTACCCTGAAGCCGGGGCGCATGAAAACCACCGTGCTGGCCGACCTGTCGGTGGCGCTGAGCAACCCCAAGCGGTTTGCGGGCAACGGCGACACCATCAACTCCTACGCCAACTGGGAGCAGCAGTACCTGGAGTTCTACCGTACCTCCCTGAACCGCAGCACGCTGCCCACCCTGCCCCAGCTGCGGGAGCGGATTGCTTCCCGCATTGCCAACGGGCAGGTGCCGCTGCTGGTGCTCAACTACGAGTACGACAAGCTGCGGGCCGATGCCGTGACGCAGAAGCTGATTACCATCGACTCGGTGAACGCGCAGGTGTACGACGGCCCCGACCTGACGCGCAGCCCCTACGAGCAGGGCCGCATCTTTGCCACGGCCGTACCGATTGAGAACTATTCGGGCAGCTACTCGCTGTATGTGGGCCCCGAGTTTACGTTTGGCAACCTGCCCACTCAGGAAGTATGGCTCGACAGCGGCGACGGCATCGGCTGGCAGCTGCAGCCGATGGGCTCGACCAAAACGTCGCTCTGGAATAACAACGAAGCCACCTACCGGGCATCCTCGTCATCTCCATCGTCGGCGTCATCGGCGGCGGCGGACGTGACGGGAGTTGTGGAGCAGCAGCAGGTGTGGGTGTATGCCAACGGGGCCTACGCCACCACGGCGGTGCACCGGGCGCAGGCCGCTTCCATTGCCCCGGACATGATTCTGGGCCTGGCGGCCTCCCGCCTCTGGGGCCAGAACGACCGGGCCCGCGGCGTGGGCTGGGTGCGCTGGGGCGCGGGCAACACGTCCGGTAAATTCCGCCGGCCCCTGATTTTTGTGGAGGGCATCGACTTTGCCGATAAGCGCGCCGGCACCCAGTGCGGCAACTTTGCCCCCGGCAGCACCGGTCCGGTGTCGGCGGCGGCGTTTCAGGCGGCTAACTGCGGTGGGGTTTCCAACCAGGGGCAGGGTGTTTTCCGCAATGGCGAAGCTGGCTGGAATGAGCTGGTCGACTACAACCCCGAATACAAAGCCCTGGAAAAGATGCCGGTGCTGCGGGCCCAACTGGAGCAGGCCGGCTACGACATCGTCTACCTGGATTTCACCAAAGGAGCCGACCTGATCCAGAACAACGCCATGCTGCTGGTGGAGTTGCTGGACTACGTAAACAACCCGGCCAACCGCACGGCCAATGCCGAGGAAGCCATTGTGATGGGCGCCAGCATGGGCGGACAGGTGGCCCGCTTCGGCCTGGCCTGGATGGAGCAGCAGGGCCTGTGCCACAACTCGAAGCTGTACGTGTCGATGGACTCGCCCCACCGCGGGGCCAACATTCCGCTGGGCATTCAGTATTTGCTGCGCCGCCTGCTCGACGTGTCCAACGACGTGCAGGACAAAGTGGACAACCTGCTGAAGCCGGCCAGCAAGCAGATGCTGGTGTACCACTTCGACGACTCCCAGGCCATGTCGCTGCGCAATGAGTGGCAGACCTGGCAAAACTCGCCGGGCAGCTTCCCCTCCATGCTGCGCCGCGTGGCCGCGGCCAACGGCAGCAAAACGGCGGCTACCCAGCTGGGCATGTGGCCCGGCATGGATATGATTCATTTGCAGCGCCTGAACCCGATTAATACCTACATAGTGGGCCAGGGCGAAGCCTACGCGCTGCCGGGCACTACGGTGGGTGGCCGCAGCAACACGGTGTTCCGCTACCGCCGGCCGTATAGCATCACCTGGAACTACCGCACAGTCTCGTCGGCCGCGCCGGCCTACGACACGGCGCCGGGCTCGATGTATCGCACGGCGGGCATGGTGCGCGAGGCCAAGAACATCTTCTCCAAAGGCCCCGACTGGAACACGTTTATGCCCACGACCAGCGTGCTGGGTGTTTCGGCGGCGGGCTCCATTTACAGTCCCAACCTGAACTACAACGTCAGCACCATCGACCCCACCAAGCCCGACCGTAGCAAGTACGACTTCGACGCCTACTACGCTCCCGACGGCAACGAGCCCCACGTGCAGATTACCAACGGGCAGGGCTCGGCCTACGGCAACCCATCGTACACCAGCAACAACAGCGGCTGGATTCTGGACGAGCTGGCGGCCTCGCGCCACGACCTTGCCTCGAATCTGAGCACGATTTATAACTTCGGCAACGCCTACCGCCGGTTGTTGCCCTCGGTGCAGATCAACAGCGGCGGGCAGCTGTACATCAACAACGGCTACTTGCCGGTGAATGGTGGCACGGCCGCGACGCAGGGCCTGCCCTCGGTCGGCAACTTCGACATGTACACCTCCAGCTGCGGGACCAAGGTGCAGCTCAACACCGGCGGTATTTTCGCCGTGGGCGTGAATAGCACCTATACCGCTACCCTGAGCATGGCCAACAACAGCCTGCTCGACCTGCGCAGCGGCGGCCGCACCGACGTGAACGTGGGCTCGGTGCTGCGCATCAAGGCCGGGGCGACGCTGGTCGTGCGGGCCGGCTCTACGCTGAACGTCTACGGGCAGGTGATTGTGGAGTCGGGCGCTTTCCTGTGCGTCGAAAACCCGGCCAGCATCGTGGTGGCCTCGGGTGGGCAGTACATCGTAAACCCGGGCGTGAATGCCTACGCCAACCCGGCGCTGGGCCTGGGTACGCTGGCCTGCGCGCCGGTGCCGGTGAGCTGCACCAGCAGCTCGGTGGCCCTCACCACGACGACTTCCAACGTCTCGGCCTGCGCCGCCACCTACCGCTTCACGGCGTCGGGCACCAACGTTGGTTCCAACTACCAGTGGAGCATTGATGGCTACCCGGTAACCTCGTACAACGGCCGCACCTACGTGGATGTGCGCCTCGATGCCTACGACCCGGACGTGGATATTGCCGTGACGGTCAGCAGCCTGTGCCCCAGCGTGGCGCCCGTGTCGACGAGCCGCTACGTGAACAAGTTTATCAGCCCCAAGTGCAGCGGCCAGGCCCGCGAGGCGGTAGTGGCCCAGCGCATTTCGCTCTATCCTAATCCGTCGGACAGCTACCTGCTCATTACGTCCAAAGACCCCGCCCGCACGGCCGTAGCCGCCAGCGGCGAGGATGCAAAACCCAGCCCATCCTACGACTTCCAGACCTTCCGGGTGGAGCTCTACGACGGCCGGGGCAAGCAGATCAGCGCCAAGCAGACCCAGGCGGGCGAGCTGAAGCTCGACACGTCGAAAATTCCCAACGGGCTCTACCACATCAAGGTAATCC